A segment of the Bradyrhizobium sp. CCBAU 53340 genome:
CCCAGCACCAGCCAGCGCGGTGCGAGCTCCATCACATTGGCAGCCAAACCCTTGCCGGTGACCCGGCCGATCTGCGCGCTCACGAGCTGAATCGCGATCATGAACGGCGTGGTCAGGAAGACCGTCCACAGCAGCCCATAGCCGAACTGCGCTCCGGCCTGGGAATAGGTGGCGATGCCCGACGGATCGTCATCGGCCGCCCCCGTGATCAGGCCCGGCCCGAGCCGTTGCAGCAGCGTCGGTGTCGGCTTGGCCGGCGCAGCGACCTTGTCAGGACTGGCTTGATGTTTGGATCGGTTCGACAGGACGCACCTTCCGGAAATTGCGAATTCAAGGCTTAAGCGCAAATAGAGCCGGAAAGTTCCAAGGCGAGCCGCGTGCGGGGCCTTCCCGTGACGGCGATTTAGCTTCGCTTCGAGACAAGAGCGTGACCCTGCCGCTTGCAGACACGCTTGAGGTGTTCGCTCATGGGAGATCGCCGCCCGTCTAGGTTGGCGGCGACAGATGCAAATAGCGGCCGTCGAACTGGGCGAGCTCCTGGAGCTTGTGCTCGTTGAGAATCCTTACAGTGCCGCGCTGAAGCTCGAGAACGCCGTCGACACGCAACTCGCGCAGGATGCGATTGGTGTGGACGCTGGTCACGCCCATGGCTTCGCCGAACTGCTCCTGTGTCAGCGGGATTGCGAAGGTGTTGTCGATCACCCGGCCGATCAGGCGCAGCCGCTCACGCAGCTCGACGATCAGATGCGCCAGGCGGTTGTAGGTTGAGCGTTGGCCGACATTGACGATCCATTCCCGCGACACGGCGGCATCGACCAGCGTGTCGCGCCAGAACATGTCACCCACGCCCGGGCGCTGGCGGATGAGGTCGTTCAGCGCCTTGTGAGCGATGAAAGCCAGCGTGCAATCGGACAACGCGATCAGGTCGTGATCAACGGTCGCAAAGTGGAGGTTCTGCAGATTAGGCAGGTCGCCGGGAATGTGGATCGACAGGATCTGGCGCCGACCATCCGCAATTGTCTTGGAGCGGACGCAGAAGCCGTCCGCAATCAGGCAGCATTCGCTCGGCTGTTCGCCGTCACGCAGCGCCGTCTGGTTCTCACGGTAGTGGCGAAGCGCGAACGGCAGTGCCGCGAGAGCCTGCAGGTCCTTGTCGTCGGCGCCGGTCGTCGTCTTCAAGCGCTGAAACAGCGGCGCCCAGATCATGTCGCTTGTCACGTTCACTCGGTCCCCCGCGCGACTGAGCGCGCGACGGCCAAAAAGCACAGACGCCGGCTTGTTGTTGACAACAAAGGTTAAATGACGCCGCCTCAGCTCCTGAACATTGTGGACGATGCGTTAGCGAAATGAGGGAACACAACAAATGTTAAGCGCGGCAAGGGCGGGGCGGGGCTCGCGAGTTAACATTTCTCAAGTCGAGGGCTCGCTCGGCATCGCACGCGAATCCATCGTGCGCCAGTCGACCATCTGGCCATAGCTGATTTTCCGAATTTAGTGCTTTCACGCGCGCAGGTCCCGCGCCGTGCGGCCGGTTCGGAACAGCGGGGGCATGGTGGCGTTCTTCTGTCGTGTGGAGGACGTCGCAATGGACCGCCTGACGAAGCGCGAACAGCCGGACCGCAGCAAGATCAACATGCACGAAGCCTGGGAGGTCAAGTACTGGACCCATGCGCTCGGCGTCTCCAGGGAGGAGCTGCAACAGGCCGTCGACAAGGTCGGCAATTCGGCCGCGGCCGTTCGCAAAGAGCTGTCGGTGTGAATGCTGGTCGTTCGACGGCTTGTGGCCTGCATGATTTCGACGCGCCGGCGTCGTCGGCAGGAACGGGCAACACAACTCGCAGTTCTCCTCGGAGGAGGACAACATCGATGAAAGCAGCAGCACTGAGTTTGGTCGTTTTACTGGCGATCCCTGCCGGCTATACCTCGGCCCACGCGACCCGCCACGTCCGCCATCACGGCTGGTTCAATTCGATGAACATGATGCACGCCCCCGGCCGTACTGCGGCGCGCATTGACCCAAACGGGACTGCGGGCGGGCCGACCAGCGTCAGCGGCACCGGCTCGTCGAAGTATGGCGGGAATAATCCGGGCGCACCCGGCTCGGCGCGCCAGTAAGCGCGCGCGACCAAACAAGCCCGGCCTCCCCGTGGACGCCGGGCTTTCGTCTATTTGATGCTGACGAACATGCCCCAGGCGGCGGCAAGCGCCGCGCCGGTGAAGACGATCATTGGGCTGTCACAGAAGGCGCCGCCGTAGCTGCACACATCGGCGCCGAACGAGCCGAGCTCATGGCGGCCGGCCGAATAGAACAGTCCTGACAGGCCGAGTAATGTGGCGGCGACGTAGTACATTGGCTCCCTCGCGTGAGAACGAACATGTGCCAGCATGGAGCGGAGAGATTTCGTTCCGCCGAATCCGCTCCCATGCATTCGATTAAAGTTTGAGCCATCCGAGAAAACGTCCGCATCTTGATCGCGATCGCGATTGAACCTGCATCCTCTCCGGCGACACCAAGACAGGCAGAGCTATTGCCTCGGTCGCAGCTCGTGTCGGTGAACGGATGCCTGCATGAACCCCGCTCTTGACCTGCTCTACCGCCTGCTTGCGATCGGGATCAGCATCTATTGGGCCCGCAAGGCCTGGTATGGCTATGTCGAGAGAAAGATCCTGTTCGTTAACGATGACTGGCTGGATTGGTCGAGGTGGTCGCGGCAAATGTTTTACCGGGACACCATGCCGATCCGGTACTGGATGCAACTCGTCGGCACGGCCTTCGGCTCGCTGCTCTGCCTCGTCGGCGCGATCATCGGCTGGCAGCCGAATGGCTGAGCGATCGATACGGCCGGCCATTGCGACGAAACAGTCTTGAAACACTCCTGAA
Coding sequences within it:
- a CDS encoding Crp/Fnr family transcriptional regulator gives rise to the protein MNVTSDMIWAPLFQRLKTTTGADDKDLQALAALPFALRHYRENQTALRDGEQPSECCLIADGFCVRSKTIADGRRQILSIHIPGDLPNLQNLHFATVDHDLIALSDCTLAFIAHKALNDLIRQRPGVGDMFWRDTLVDAAVSREWIVNVGQRSTYNRLAHLIVELRERLRLIGRVIDNTFAIPLTQEQFGEAMGVTSVHTNRILRELRVDGVLELQRGTVRILNEHKLQELAQFDGRYLHLSPPT
- a CDS encoding DUF3606 domain-containing protein, whose translation is MDRLTKREQPDRSKINMHEAWEVKYWTHALGVSREELQQAVDKVGNSAAAVRKELSV